One Aureibacillus halotolerans DNA segment encodes these proteins:
- the uvrA gene encoding excinuclease ABC subunit UvrA, which produces MNDVISIKGARENNLKNISLDIPKQKLVVLTGPSGSGKSTLALDTLQRECQRQYLDSMGMVSPWENKARVASIKGLSPSISVGQHVTNRSPRSTIGTVTDVYTLLRIVYAKLGIRPCPSCGKSIPPAFGEARVADDEEDMFGQKRECPSCGHIVEGLTMSHFSFNKPEGACGTCSGLGHTMDLKLETVFDVERSVMAGGVLIWYEGYLSYSLTNLQSAAKHYGLSFDAEKPIKDLSAPQRDLLFYGVESEAFVAHFPDVAPPKTVGKGKFEGVVTGIWRRYQEKGGGETAESAMFREQLCPSCHGTKLKEESRRVKVGGTSIDQISSMTLKNALAWAKNTTSTLDEDALLLAESLLHDMETRISRLLQVGIGYMTLDRQVITLSGGESQRLRLASVLGSGLTGVLYILDEPTAGLHASDREAMIQVLKDLRDLGNTVLVIEHSVDVIAAADHIIDMGPGAGSQGGQVIAEGTLHELMNNPASVTGAVFKGRSAQERVQKRRKGIGRHILIEKASARNLKQVDVALPLGTMMSITGVSGSGKSTLMYEVFAASIQHGTAEGCEQLTGWPEEAQLVTVSQSPIGRMQRSNVATFTDVYTQMRKWFASFPEAKARQLTAKHFSFNTAGGRCEECNGLGVVSIHMHFLPDIEVKCPVCKGRRFKQEVLEVTYEGRNISDLLDMTVEDSLDILQGHPKMLAATSLLHDVGLGYLQWGQSLNTLSGGEGQRLKLAKELNKPSKQHSVYVLDEPTTGLHMVDVDKLKILLDRLVDAGNTVILVEHHLDLIWQSDWVIDIGPGGGEEGGQVVAIGTPEDIVKEPSSLTGQYLQQMFL; this is translated from the coding sequence ATGAACGACGTAATCTCGATTAAAGGGGCAAGGGAAAACAATCTCAAAAACATCTCTTTGGACATTCCAAAGCAAAAGCTTGTCGTGCTGACAGGACCCTCTGGTTCGGGAAAATCAACGCTCGCTTTGGATACGTTGCAACGCGAATGCCAGCGTCAGTATTTGGACTCCATGGGGATGGTGTCGCCGTGGGAGAATAAGGCCCGGGTTGCTTCCATTAAAGGTTTGTCGCCGTCAATTAGTGTCGGGCAGCATGTGACAAATCGGAGTCCACGGTCGACGATTGGGACAGTGACCGACGTGTATACGTTGCTGCGAATCGTGTATGCCAAGCTTGGTATTCGTCCTTGTCCATCCTGTGGGAAATCGATTCCGCCAGCCTTCGGTGAAGCACGTGTTGCGGATGACGAGGAAGACATGTTTGGGCAAAAACGCGAGTGCCCAAGCTGTGGGCATATTGTTGAAGGACTGACGATGTCGCATTTTTCCTTTAATAAGCCGGAGGGTGCTTGTGGAACCTGTAGTGGGCTTGGTCATACGATGGATCTCAAGCTGGAGACAGTGTTTGACGTAGAGCGTAGTGTCATGGCTGGTGGTGTGTTGATTTGGTATGAAGGCTACCTCTCTTATAGTCTGACCAACCTTCAATCAGCGGCAAAGCACTACGGACTTTCCTTTGATGCCGAGAAACCTATTAAAGACTTGAGTGCTCCACAGCGTGATCTGCTGTTTTATGGTGTGGAAAGCGAAGCGTTTGTGGCTCATTTTCCAGACGTTGCCCCTCCGAAAACGGTTGGCAAAGGCAAGTTTGAAGGCGTCGTCACAGGCATTTGGCGAAGGTACCAAGAAAAAGGGGGCGGTGAAACGGCTGAATCCGCCATGTTCCGAGAGCAGCTCTGTCCATCTTGCCATGGCACAAAGCTGAAAGAAGAAAGCCGACGTGTAAAGGTAGGCGGCACGTCGATTGATCAAATTTCCTCAATGACGTTAAAAAACGCGCTCGCCTGGGCCAAAAACACCACGTCCACTTTGGATGAAGACGCGTTGCTGCTGGCAGAATCTCTGCTTCATGATATGGAGACAAGAATATCGCGTCTGCTACAAGTAGGCATTGGCTACATGACGCTTGATCGACAGGTGATTACACTTTCAGGTGGTGAGTCGCAGCGGTTGCGTCTCGCTTCTGTGTTAGGCTCTGGGCTCACGGGGGTGCTGTATATCCTTGATGAGCCAACAGCAGGATTACATGCGAGCGACCGCGAGGCGATGATTCAAGTGCTTAAGGATCTTCGTGACCTCGGCAATACAGTGCTTGTCATTGAGCATTCTGTAGATGTCATCGCTGCAGCTGATCATATTATCGATATGGGTCCTGGTGCAGGAAGCCAAGGGGGGCAGGTCATCGCGGAAGGAACGCTCCATGAATTAATGAACAACCCTGCCTCCGTAACTGGCGCGGTGTTTAAAGGACGTTCCGCACAGGAGCGGGTACAAAAGCGCAGGAAGGGAATTGGAAGACACATTCTTATAGAGAAGGCATCGGCAAGAAACCTCAAGCAGGTAGACGTCGCCCTTCCACTAGGAACAATGATGTCCATCACAGGCGTCTCTGGTTCAGGAAAATCAACCTTGATGTACGAAGTGTTTGCAGCGTCCATTCAACACGGCACAGCAGAAGGTTGCGAGCAATTGACAGGCTGGCCAGAGGAGGCACAGCTCGTCACTGTGAGTCAGTCGCCTATCGGCCGAATGCAGCGATCGAATGTGGCAACATTTACGGATGTGTACACGCAAATGCGCAAATGGTTTGCTTCTTTTCCAGAAGCGAAAGCACGTCAGCTGACTGCAAAGCATTTCTCCTTCAACACAGCTGGGGGACGTTGCGAAGAATGCAACGGGCTTGGTGTCGTCTCCATTCATATGCATTTTCTTCCGGATATTGAAGTCAAATGTCCAGTATGTAAAGGGAGAAGGTTCAAACAAGAAGTGCTTGAGGTGACGTATGAGGGCCGTAACATTTCTGATCTTCTCGATATGACCGTGGAGGACAGTTTGGACATCCTACAAGGTCATCCTAAAATGCTAGCAGCCACGTCGCTGCTTCATGATGTAGGACTTGGTTACCTGCAATGGGGGCAATCCCTTAATACGCTGTCAGGTGGAGAAGGCCAACGCTTAAAGCTGGCGAAGGAGCTCAATAAGCCGTCCAAGCAGCATAGCGTATACGTCCTTGATGAGCCAACAACAGGTTTACACATGGTTGATGTCGACAAACTGAAAATTCTCCTCGACCGATTGGTTGATGCCGGGAACACCGTCATTCTCGTAGAGCATCATCTCGATTTGATTTGGCAATCAGATTGGGTCATCGATATTGGTCCAGGCGGAGGAGAAGAGGGTGGTCAAGTCGTCGCCATCGGTACCCCAGAGGATATCGTCAAGGAACCAAGTTCATTAACAGGTCAATATTTGCAACAGATGTTCTTATAG
- a CDS encoding MerR family transcriptional regulator, producing MGIRPIEIARKLGITTSALRHYESWGIVPPAKRLPNGYRVYTEVHEAYFTCLRTLLPGFGMDVAKEMLLHVRAGELTAALWALNESQAALAEDKRFAERTIHLLETDVLHHLEANDQKQWGSIGEVAEDTGVATSAIRHWEREGLLELPRNEENGYRIIENTHVRKILLIRTLRLTGQPLATIQHLLSEVDVDHIENASKIARESILFLDRMILHQLKGSAAVLALAKVLGLVDS from the coding sequence ATGGGAATACGACCGATTGAGATTGCACGAAAGCTTGGCATCACGACGAGTGCTCTTCGTCACTATGAGAGCTGGGGAATTGTGCCACCTGCTAAACGACTGCCTAACGGCTACAGAGTGTATACGGAGGTTCATGAGGCCTACTTTACATGTTTGCGCACGCTGCTCCCGGGGTTCGGCATGGATGTCGCCAAGGAGATGTTGCTTCATGTTCGCGCAGGAGAGCTTACTGCTGCATTGTGGGCACTGAACGAATCACAGGCAGCTCTTGCTGAAGACAAACGTTTCGCGGAACGCACCATTCATTTGCTAGAAACCGATGTGCTTCATCACCTAGAGGCAAATGACCAAAAACAGTGGGGATCGATTGGGGAAGTGGCAGAAGATACAGGTGTCGCCACTTCGGCCATCCGCCATTGGGAACGGGAAGGACTTCTGGAACTGCCACGAAACGAGGAAAATGGCTACCGTATTATTGAAAACACGCATGTACGCAAGATTCTTCTTATCCGCACACTGCGTCTCACCGGTCAACCACTAGCTACAATTCAACATCTCCTCTCAGAAGTGGATGTGGATCATATTGAAAATGCATCTAAAATTGCCAGAGAATCCATTTTATTTCTTGATCGAATGATTCTTCACCAGCTTAAAGGCAGTGCCGCTGTGTTGGCGCTTGCCAAGGTGCTTGGGCTTGTTGATTCATGA
- a CDS encoding glycoside hydrolase family 43 protein, which yields MELRGIKNPVVDGFYADPEARTYGGKHWVYVTRSITEYTKQMNLEAFSSENLIDWEKHEGIIEMKDFPWIWRAVWAPTIIEHKGKYYLIFASNDIQSDEETGGLEIAVADTPEGPFRGYLGKPLVDKFIYGAQPIDAHLFKDDDGTIYLYYGGWRHCNVAKMNDDMTGFEPLPDGEIFRSITPDRYVEGPCMLKKDGLYYFMWSMGNWTDGSYSVGYGVSESPFGPFENKGTVIQKQEPIADGPGHHGFLHLEDTDEWLIVYHRRIIGDRDPGSRILCIDKMDIRDGEIKPVTMTTEW from the coding sequence ATGGAATTGAGAGGAATCAAGAATCCTGTTGTAGATGGGTTTTATGCAGATCCAGAGGCAAGAACATATGGAGGAAAGCATTGGGTCTATGTGACACGCTCCATTACGGAGTATACAAAACAGATGAATCTAGAAGCATTTAGTTCAGAGAATTTAATTGATTGGGAAAAGCATGAGGGCATTATTGAGATGAAGGATTTTCCGTGGATCTGGAGAGCTGTCTGGGCACCAACGATCATTGAGCATAAGGGGAAATACTATCTTATCTTCGCTTCAAATGATATCCAGTCCGATGAAGAGACGGGCGGACTTGAGATCGCTGTAGCCGATACGCCTGAAGGACCATTCCGTGGCTACCTAGGCAAACCGCTTGTGGACAAGTTTATTTATGGTGCTCAGCCGATTGATGCTCATTTGTTCAAGGATGATGACGGGACCATTTATTTGTATTACGGTGGATGGAGACACTGCAACGTTGCCAAAATGAATGACGATATGACAGGATTTGAGCCTTTGCCAGACGGAGAAATCTTCCGCAGCATCACGCCTGATCGTTATGTGGAAGGCCCGTGCATGTTGAAAAAGGACGGCCTTTACTATTTTATGTGGTCGATGGGCAACTGGACAGACGGGTCTTACAGTGTGGGTTATGGCGTTAGTGAAAGTCCGTTTGGTCCATTTGAAAACAAAGGAACCGTCATCCAAAAGCAGGAACCCATCGCCGACGGACCGGGTCATCATGGCTTTTTGCATTTGGAAGATACAGACGAATGGCTGATTGTATACCATCGTCGTATCATCGGAGATCGCGATCCTGGAAGCCGCATTCTTTGTATTGATAAAATGGATATTAGGGATGGAGAAATTAAGCCCGTCACGATGACAACTGAGTGGTAA
- a CDS encoding transporter substrate-binding domain-containing protein, producing MKKTMGMLLFGIMLVVLAACGTSSQDGASGDNTDSSSNGEATDSGGETYVVATDNNFVPFEFVDQETDELTGFDVELMRAIAEEAGFNVEFEQIEFSGLISGVSTGRYDIGIAGITINDERKEKVDFSDPYYDSGLTVAVLEGNEEIQSVEDLAGKTVGTRTGSTSQEYLAEELPDANVEAYPEITTAYQSLLTNKIDAVLYDLPNVQYYSKTEGGGKILAVGDRLTGESYGMVFEKGSELTEQVNTALQTLKDNGTYDEIHAKWFGE from the coding sequence ATGAAGAAAACGATGGGAATGCTGCTATTTGGCATCATGCTTGTTGTTCTTGCGGCGTGTGGAACTAGCAGTCAGGATGGCGCAAGTGGAGACAACACAGACAGCTCTAGTAATGGGGAAGCAACGGACAGTGGAGGCGAAACATACGTCGTTGCCACTGACAACAACTTTGTTCCTTTCGAATTTGTTGATCAAGAAACAGATGAGCTTACAGGCTTTGACGTGGAACTCATGAGAGCGATCGCAGAGGAAGCTGGATTTAATGTCGAGTTTGAACAAATTGAATTTTCTGGTCTTATTTCCGGTGTAAGTACAGGTCGTTATGACATCGGGATTGCAGGAATTACCATTAATGATGAGCGTAAAGAAAAGGTCGATTTCTCAGACCCTTACTATGATTCAGGACTTACAGTAGCTGTACTAGAAGGCAATGAAGAGATCCAATCGGTAGAGGACCTTGCTGGTAAAACAGTCGGGACGAGAACCGGCTCAACGAGTCAGGAGTACCTTGCAGAGGAACTCCCTGATGCAAATGTAGAAGCGTATCCGGAGATTACAACAGCCTATCAGTCATTGCTAACGAACAAAATCGACGCCGTGCTGTATGACCTTCCGAATGTTCAGTACTACAGCAAAACAGAAGGTGGCGGAAAGATCCTTGCTGTTGGCGATCGCTTAACAGGGGAAAGCTACGGCATGGTATTTGAAAAAGGGTCCGAATTAACAGAGCAAGTGAATACAGCTCTGCAAACTTTAAAAGACAACGGCACGTACGATGAAATTCATGCCAAATGGTTTGGTGAATAA
- a CDS encoding amino acid ABC transporter permease has product MSAEYLSQVLPLLLEGFWITFYIIILGMFFGTLIGIVFGLMRLSRSKIVLFLASIYIEIVRGTPMLAQIFFIYFGISEATGINLDKTTTGVIVIAINAGAYLAEIFRAGIQSVDKGQMEAGRSLGLTHNQTMRQIIWPQALKLIIPPYGNQFIISLKDTSLLSAIAVGELLYNAKQFAATDFSYFETFALVCVFYLIITIPSSILLRRYERRIERA; this is encoded by the coding sequence ATGTCCGCTGAATATTTAAGTCAAGTCTTGCCCCTTCTTTTAGAAGGCTTTTGGATTACTTTTTATATCATAATTCTTGGCATGTTCTTTGGAACATTGATAGGTATTGTTTTTGGACTCATGCGTTTATCAAGATCAAAAATCGTCCTATTTTTAGCTAGTATCTATATAGAAATCGTTCGTGGTACTCCGATGCTTGCGCAAATCTTTTTTATCTACTTTGGTATCTCAGAAGCGACCGGCATAAACCTTGATAAAACAACAACTGGTGTTATTGTCATCGCCATTAACGCAGGTGCTTATTTGGCTGAAATATTTAGAGCAGGTATTCAATCCGTTGATAAAGGGCAAATGGAAGCTGGCCGTTCGCTTGGGCTCACACACAATCAGACGATGCGCCAAATTATTTGGCCACAGGCTTTAAAGCTTATCATCCCCCCCTACGGCAACCAATTTATTATTAGCTTGAAAGATACCTCCCTTCTTTCGGCAATTGCTGTTGGCGAATTACTCTATAACGCAAAACAATTTGCTGCAACTGACTTTTCGTATTTTGAGACATTTGCATTAGTGTGCGTTTTCTACCTTATTATTACGATTCCATCTAGCATACTTCTGAGACGCTATGAAAGGAGGATTGAGCGTGCATGA
- a CDS encoding amino acid ABC transporter ATP-binding protein: MIEVKNLHKSFGKNEVLKGINASIAEKEVVCVIGPSGSGKSTFLRCINRLEDITSGDITVNGVNVADTKTDINKLRSNVGMVFQHFNLFPHKTVKQNITLGPLKVRGANKEEADKKALQLLEKVGLADKADAYPSSLSGGQKQRVAIARALAMNPEVMLFDEPTSALDPELVGDVLDVMKNLAQEGMTMVVVTHEMGFAREMGDRVFFMDEGVIMEEGTPESVFTHTSHERTKAFLSKVL; encoded by the coding sequence ATGATCGAGGTTAAGAATTTACACAAGTCATTTGGCAAAAACGAAGTCCTTAAGGGGATTAATGCATCGATCGCAGAAAAGGAAGTCGTTTGCGTGATTGGTCCTTCTGGTTCGGGAAAAAGTACCTTTCTTCGATGTATCAATCGACTGGAGGACATAACCTCTGGAGACATTACCGTGAACGGCGTCAATGTAGCTGACACAAAAACCGACATTAATAAGCTTCGTTCAAATGTCGGGATGGTGTTCCAGCATTTCAACCTCTTCCCTCATAAAACGGTGAAGCAAAACATTACACTTGGGCCTTTAAAAGTAAGAGGCGCTAATAAAGAGGAAGCGGACAAAAAAGCGTTGCAGCTTTTAGAAAAAGTTGGCCTGGCCGACAAAGCAGATGCTTATCCATCCAGTCTTTCTGGTGGGCAAAAACAACGGGTCGCCATTGCTAGGGCGCTTGCGATGAACCCTGAAGTGATGCTTTTCGATGAGCCAACGTCCGCTCTAGATCCAGAGCTTGTTGGCGATGTGCTTGACGTCATGAAAAACCTCGCCCAGGAAGGCATGACGATGGTTGTCGTCACCCATGAAATGGGCTTTGCTCGTGAAATGGGCGACCGTGTTTTCTTTATGGACGAAGGTGTGATCATGGAGGAAGGCACGCCCGAAAGCGTGTTTACACATACTTCTCATGAACGAACGAAAGCCTTTTTGAGCAAAGTGCTCTAA
- the moaC gene encoding cyclic pyranopterin monophosphate synthase MoaC: MKEFTHLNEQGRARMVDVSAKPETVRTAKARTSIFVNQDIYIQIKEQTTKKGDVLAVAQVAGIMAVKQTSAIIPMCHPIPVLGIDISFEWQIDETNQIYELVIDVEAKTKGSTGIEMEVLTGASVTALTVYDMCKALDKGMVIGQTMLLTKTGGQNGRFQRDDA; the protein is encoded by the coding sequence ATGAAAGAGTTCACTCATTTAAACGAGCAAGGTCGTGCGCGCATGGTCGATGTCTCAGCAAAACCGGAGACCGTTCGAACAGCGAAGGCGCGAACTTCCATTTTCGTTAATCAAGACATCTACATACAAATCAAAGAGCAAACAACTAAGAAAGGAGATGTCCTTGCCGTTGCACAGGTGGCTGGCATTATGGCGGTCAAGCAAACGTCTGCCATTATTCCGATGTGCCACCCTATCCCTGTTCTGGGCATTGACATTTCCTTTGAGTGGCAGATAGACGAAACCAACCAGATTTATGAGCTCGTCATTGATGTAGAGGCAAAAACAAAGGGCAGCACAGGGATTGAGATGGAAGTCCTCACAGGTGCTTCGGTGACAGCGCTGACAGTTTATGATATGTGCAAAGCACTCGACAAAGGGATGGTGATTGGTCAAACGATGCTTCTGACAAAAACGGGCGGACAAAATGGTCGCTTTCAGCGTGACGACGCATAG
- a CDS encoding nitrate/nitrite transporter, with amino-acid sequence MVRQAWQLPLQTLNLIAAFMVWSLLSALLPFIRDDVQVADEHMSLLIATPVVLGSILRIPFGYYASLFGARVLFIVSFLMLVPPVYLLSSATTVPSLFVSGLLLGVAGAVFSIGVTSLPKYYPRDRHGLVNGIYGVGNIGTAVTTFCAPVIASSIGWERTIWLYLPLLTLFVLLNVIAGDRHEPRVRTGIKHQLVKVYRNEKLWLLSLVYFITFGAFVAFSVFLPIHLVTVFNLANVDAGMRTAGFIACATLLRPLGGWLADRFLPLRLLLGIIAGFVVMALLLALSTTLVWFTVGCLAIACLSGLGNGIVFKLVPYYFQEQAGIVNGVVSMMGGLGGVFPPLVLGGVKALTGDYAIAFMLLSQTSLAALVFILWLHKVDRTKEITKKQHRFMLSESALHDK; translated from the coding sequence GTGGTGCGTCAAGCTTGGCAGCTGCCTTTGCAAACGTTAAATTTAATCGCTGCATTTATGGTCTGGTCGCTTTTGTCTGCATTGCTTCCATTCATACGTGACGACGTGCAAGTCGCTGATGAACATATGTCATTGTTGATTGCCACTCCTGTTGTTTTAGGATCGATTTTACGGATCCCCTTTGGCTATTATGCCAGCCTTTTTGGGGCAAGGGTTTTGTTCATTGTGAGCTTCCTTATGCTTGTTCCCCCTGTTTATTTGCTTAGTAGCGCTACAACAGTTCCGTCGCTGTTTGTAAGCGGGTTGCTCCTTGGGGTGGCGGGGGCGGTGTTTTCTATTGGGGTAACATCGCTGCCGAAATATTATCCAAGAGACCGTCACGGCCTAGTCAATGGCATCTATGGTGTAGGCAATATTGGTACGGCGGTGACAACCTTTTGTGCGCCAGTCATCGCCAGTTCAATTGGCTGGGAACGCACCATTTGGCTTTATCTCCCGCTGCTTACTCTCTTTGTCCTCCTCAACGTCATTGCAGGCGATCGCCATGAACCTCGCGTTCGAACGGGGATAAAACATCAGCTGGTGAAGGTGTATCGGAATGAGAAGCTCTGGCTTTTGTCTCTCGTCTATTTCATTACTTTCGGGGCTTTTGTGGCATTTTCCGTGTTCCTGCCTATTCATTTAGTCACCGTATTTAATCTCGCGAATGTTGATGCGGGAATGAGAACTGCAGGGTTTATCGCATGTGCAACATTGTTACGACCTTTAGGAGGCTGGCTTGCCGATCGCTTCCTACCGTTACGATTGCTCTTAGGAATTATCGCCGGATTTGTCGTCATGGCGTTGCTACTGGCGCTGTCAACGACACTAGTATGGTTTACTGTTGGTTGTCTGGCAATTGCATGCTTGTCGGGTCTAGGCAATGGGATCGTCTTTAAGCTTGTTCCTTATTATTTTCAGGAGCAGGCAGGGATTGTGAATGGTGTCGTGTCGATGATGGGCGGTCTTGGAGGTGTGTTTCCACCGCTAGTCCTTGGAGGGGTAAAGGCGTTAACCGGAGACTACGCCATTGCGTTTATGCTTTTGTCGCAGACCTCGCTCGCGGCACTGGTCTTTATTCTGTGGCTGCATAAGGTCGATCGAACGAAGGAGATCACGAAAAAACAACATCGTTTTATGTTGTCTGAGAGTGCGCTCCATGACAAATAG